The Streptomyces sp. NBC_00691 genome has a segment encoding these proteins:
- the cysC gene encoding adenylyl-sulfate kinase translates to MTGATIWLTGLPSAGKTTIAYELAGRLREEGHRVEVLDGDEIREFLSAGLGFSREDRHTNVQRIGFVAELLASNGVKALVPVIAPYEDSREAVRKRHASEGTPYVEVHVATPVDVCSVRDVKGLYAKQAAGEISGLTGVDDPYDEPRNPDLRIESHTQTVQESAAQLHALLTERGLL, encoded by the coding sequence TGCCGAGCGCCGGCAAGACCACCATCGCGTACGAGCTGGCAGGCCGGCTCCGCGAGGAGGGCCACCGGGTCGAGGTGCTCGACGGCGACGAGATCCGCGAGTTCCTCTCCGCGGGCCTCGGGTTCAGCCGCGAGGACCGGCACACCAACGTGCAGCGGATCGGGTTCGTCGCGGAACTGCTCGCCTCCAACGGCGTGAAGGCCCTCGTCCCCGTCATCGCCCCCTACGAGGACAGCCGCGAGGCGGTCCGCAAGCGCCACGCGTCCGAAGGCACCCCCTACGTCGAGGTGCACGTCGCCACTCCGGTGGACGTCTGCTCCGTACGCGACGTGAAGGGTCTCTACGCCAAGCAGGCCGCCGGCGAGATCAGCGGTCTCACCGGCGTCGACGACCCGTACGACGAGCCGCGCAACCCGGATCTGCGGATCGAGTCCCACACCCAGACCGTGCAGGAGTCCGCGGCGCAGCTCCACGCGCTGCTCACCGAGAGGGGTCTGCTGTGA
- a CDS encoding sulfate adenylyltransferase subunit 1: MSTSTEQLTEQLAATTLLRFATAGSVDDGKSTLVGRLLHDSKSVLVDQLEAVEHASRSRGQEAPDLALLTDGLRAEREQGITIDVAYRYFATPRRRFILADTPGHVQYTRNMVTGASTAELAVVLVDARNGVVEQTRRHAAVAALLRVPHVVLAVNKMDLVEYREPVFAAIAEEFTTYASELGVPEITAIPISALAGDNVVEPSANMDWYGGPTVLEHLETVPVSHDLTACHARFPVQYVIRPQTAEHPDYRGYAGQIAAGAFRVGEEITVLPSGKTSTITGIDALGESVDIAWAPQSVTIRLADDIDISRGDLLAPSGDAPPTTQDIEATVCHVADRALAVGQRVLLKHTTRTVKAIVKEIPSRLTLDDLSQHPNPGQLVTNDIGRVVVRTAEPLALDAYADSRRTGSFLLIDPADGTTLAAGMAGESFATAKAVAVVEDEEGWDF, encoded by the coding sequence ATGAGCACGTCCACCGAGCAGCTGACCGAACAGCTGGCGGCCACCACCCTGCTGCGCTTCGCCACCGCCGGCTCCGTCGACGACGGCAAGTCCACCCTGGTGGGCCGGCTCCTCCACGACTCCAAGTCGGTCCTGGTCGACCAGCTGGAGGCCGTGGAGCACGCCTCGCGCTCCCGCGGCCAGGAGGCCCCCGACCTGGCGCTCCTCACCGACGGCCTGCGGGCCGAGCGCGAGCAGGGCATCACCATCGACGTGGCGTACCGCTACTTCGCGACGCCCCGCCGCCGCTTCATCCTCGCCGACACCCCCGGGCACGTGCAGTACACCCGGAACATGGTGACCGGCGCCTCCACCGCCGAGCTGGCCGTGGTCCTCGTCGACGCCCGCAACGGTGTGGTCGAGCAGACCCGCCGGCACGCCGCCGTGGCCGCCCTGCTCCGCGTCCCGCACGTGGTCCTGGCCGTGAACAAGATGGACCTGGTCGAGTACCGGGAGCCCGTCTTCGCCGCGATCGCCGAGGAGTTCACGACGTACGCCTCCGAGCTCGGCGTCCCGGAGATCACCGCGATCCCGATCTCCGCGCTGGCCGGCGACAACGTCGTGGAGCCGTCCGCGAACATGGACTGGTACGGCGGCCCGACGGTCCTGGAGCACCTGGAGACCGTCCCGGTCAGCCACGACCTGACGGCCTGCCACGCACGGTTCCCCGTGCAGTACGTCATCCGCCCGCAGACCGCCGAACACCCCGACTACCGGGGCTACGCCGGTCAGATCGCGGCCGGCGCCTTCCGGGTCGGCGAGGAGATCACCGTCCTGCCGTCGGGGAAGACCTCCACCATCACCGGGATCGACGCGCTCGGCGAGTCCGTGGACATCGCCTGGGCCCCGCAGTCGGTCACCATCCGGCTCGCCGACGACATCGACATCTCGCGCGGCGACCTGCTCGCCCCGAGCGGTGACGCCCCGCCGACGACGCAGGACATCGAGGCGACCGTCTGCCACGTGGCGGACCGGGCGCTCGCCGTCGGCCAGCGGGTGCTGCTCAAGCACACCACCCGCACGGTCAAGGCGATCGTCAAGGAGATCCCCTCGCGGCTGACCCTGGACGACCTCTCGCAGCACCCGAACCCGGGGCAGCTGGTCACCAACGACATCGGCCGGGTCGTGGTGCGCACCGCCGAGCCGCTCGCGCTCGACGCGTACGCCGACTCGCGCCGCACCGGTTCGTTCCTGCTGATCGACCCGGCGGACGGCACCACGCTCGCGGCGGGCATGGCGGGCGAGTCCTTCGCCACCGCCAAGGCCGTCGCGGTCGTCGAGGACGAGGAAGGGTGGGACTTCTGA
- the cysD gene encoding sulfate adenylyltransferase subunit CysD, with the protein MTTVAHVHDSTDNPFALSHLDSLESEAVHIFREVAGEFERPVILFSGGKDSIVMLHLALKAFAPAAIPFTLLHVDTGHNFPEVLEYRDRTVAKHGLRLHVASVQEYIDAGKLRERPDGTRNPLQTVPLTEAIQQHRFDAVFGGGRRDEEKARAKERVFSLRDEFSQWDPRRQRPELWQLYNGRHAPGEHVRVFPLSNWTELDVWQYIQREKIELPEIYFAHEREVFARSGMWLTAGDWGGPKESETTQTRLIRYRTVGDMSCTGAVDSDATTLDAVIAEIAASRLTERGATRADDKMSEAAMEDRKREGYF; encoded by the coding sequence GTGACCACCGTCGCTCATGTTCACGACAGCACCGACAATCCGTTCGCGCTGTCGCACCTCGACTCCCTGGAGTCCGAGGCCGTCCACATCTTCCGCGAGGTGGCGGGCGAGTTCGAGCGGCCGGTGATCCTCTTCTCCGGCGGCAAGGACTCCATCGTCATGCTGCACCTGGCGCTGAAGGCCTTCGCCCCCGCGGCGATCCCCTTCACGCTGCTGCACGTCGACACCGGGCACAACTTCCCCGAGGTCCTGGAGTACCGCGACCGCACCGTCGCCAAGCACGGACTGCGGCTGCACGTCGCCTCCGTGCAGGAGTACATCGACGCCGGCAAGCTGCGCGAGCGCCCCGACGGCACCCGCAACCCGCTGCAGACCGTCCCGCTCACCGAGGCGATCCAGCAGCACCGCTTCGACGCCGTCTTCGGCGGCGGCCGCCGCGACGAGGAGAAGGCCCGCGCCAAGGAGCGGGTGTTCTCGCTGCGCGACGAGTTCTCGCAGTGGGACCCGCGCCGCCAGCGCCCCGAGCTGTGGCAGCTCTACAACGGCCGGCACGCCCCCGGCGAGCACGTCCGGGTCTTCCCGCTGTCCAACTGGACCGAGCTGGACGTCTGGCAGTACATCCAGCGCGAGAAGATCGAGCTCCCGGAGATCTACTTCGCCCATGAGCGCGAGGTGTTCGCCCGCAGCGGGATGTGGCTGACGGCAGGCGACTGGGGCGGCCCGAAGGAGTCCGAGACGACGCAGACGCGGCTGATCCGCTACCGCACCGTCGGCGACATGTCCTGCACCGGTGCCGTCGACTCCGACGCCACGACGCTGGACGCCGTCATCGCCGAGATCGCCGCCTCCCGGCTCACCGAGCGGGGCGCCACCCGCGCCGACGACAAGATGTCCGAGGCCGCGATGGAAGACCGCAAGCGCGAAGGGTACTTCTAA